The sequence below is a genomic window from Brevibacillus agri.
AATGTAATCGCCCGCGTACATCGCTATTTTGTTGTCCCATTTCATGCGCACCGTGTCTTTGCCCCGCCGCTTGTCCGCATCGTCAATCACGTCGTCGTGCACGAGCGAAGCCATATGAATCAGCTCAAGCGGGACGGCGACGTGCTTCAAAACTTTTACATCGTAATGGCCCCACTTGCCTCCGAGCAGCACAAAGACCGGACGGATGCGCTTTCCTCCTGCTTTGAGCAAATGCGTCGAGGATTGATACAGCTCGCGAACGTCTGTATCGATCGATTTTTCCAGTTCATCCTCAATGTACTGGACGTCCTTTTTCATCTTGAAGTAAATATCGACTAGGTTCATCCGTTATCCGTTCCACCTATCTCGCAAGCGTAATATTGGTCTTGTGGCCATCCGCCTGCCACAACTCGACGGTCGCGGGCGCCGCTAGTAACCCCAGCTCCGCCGCGCATCGGTAATAATACTCCAGTCCTACCCGCTGCCCTTCGCCGAAATCGTGCTGCAGTCCCGCGAAGTAACGAATCCATTCCTCTTTTGTTCCGCCGAAGTGCGCGCATACATAGTCCACTAACGGACCGGGATCGGCTTTCGTCTTCTTTTTGCTCGCCAAAAACGAAGCGTGGACTTCTGCGATCAAATCGTAATGCTCGGCTATGACAGCGCGCCTGAGCGCCCAGATGGCAAACGTCATGGAATAGCCCGTAAATCGGTGCCACAGCTCCCCGAGATCGTACACGTGCAAGTCTTTGGCCGTCCGCTCTGCGGCAATCGCGTCGTCGCCGATGAGCAGGGCAGCATCTGCGCCTTGCAGCATCTGCGCCAGGTTCGGCTCTTGTGTAACGTAAGCGATCTCGTATTCGTAAAACTTGTGGAACAC
It includes:
- a CDS encoding menaquinone biosynthesis protein, whose product is MQKSLRIGQILYTNVLPVYYYFEQAKFEDRIEFIRQVPAQLNLAMAKGEIDMGPISSFSYAEHASQYVALADLSVSAKGRVGSLFLFSKKPIEQLNGAKIALTNTSATTVNLLKIVFHKFYEYEIAYVTQEPNLAQMLQGADAALLIGDDAIAAERTAKDLHVYDLGELWHRFTGYSMTFAIWALRRAVIAEHYDLIAEVHASFLASKKKTKADPGPLVDYVCAHFGGTKEEWIRYFAGLQHDFGEGQRVGLEYYYRCAAELGLLAAPATVELWQADGHKTNITLAR